A DNA window from Ahaetulla prasina isolate Xishuangbanna chromosome 7, ASM2864084v1, whole genome shotgun sequence contains the following coding sequences:
- the FEZF1 gene encoding fez family zinc finger protein 1, with protein MRRPRSDNRRRYREAQQEEQSLRTSPTEVKGVRHGESDSSWVECPVGPSSASSSLHPSLFLQSRASQATAASGVSLERYGKRAGDEDAEGAGGGSVLGGLEVGFQSGGGGGGGSGARLPVCRAVTGRSGAKASPKPLAFSIERIMARSGPEPQAVPLLPHFMQGGGGTPKAAAATAAEHLKPQQQPQQQPAFSLGPSIPCMIPFVPLAYEPFAKVGSEPRKPPLEPPSSSSSASSALSCALSLKPQAAEPSLSLQQQPPHYKLVRPRVIKHSSFHALGALSYFSRAAEPQPPGLSLHPVASYFLGSSLPAPALQDSTAPKSYLAERNKLQALPSGPEKYSQAAFKDLAQAQLHNAAAAAAAAAAAAAAAHLLSSEKLPFKGVSADFSRGSPSAKPKVFTCEVCGKVFNAHYNLTRHMPVHTGARPFICKVCGKGFRQASTLCRHKIIHTQEKPHKCNQCGKAFNRSSTLNTHTRIHAGYKPFVCEFCGKGFHQKGNYKNHKLTHSGEKQFKCTICNKAFHQVYNLTFHMHTHNDKKPFTCPTCGKGFCRNFDLKKHVRKLHDSGGGGGGGASLGLPRGGGGGSDPDLPPPPLLHRP; from the exons ATGCGGAGACCCAGATCAGACAACCGTCGTCGCTACCGAGAAGCGCAGCAAGAGGAACAGTCCCTTCGGACCTCTCCCACTGAGGTTAAGGGGGTTCGGCACGGGGAGTCCGATTCCTCGTGGGTGGAATGCCCGGTGGGGCCCAGCAGCGCCAGCTCCTCGCTTCACCCGTCTCTGTTTCTACAGAGCCGAGCCAGCCAGGCAACCGCCGCCTCGGGGGTCTCGCTGGAGCGCTACGGGAAGCGAGCGG GCGATGAAGACGCGGAGGGCGCCGGTGGCGGCAGCGTCCTCGGAGGGCTTGAGGTCGGGTTCCagagtggcggtggcggcggtggcggcagcggcGCGAGGCTCCCTGTTTGTCGAGCTGTGACCGGGCGCAGCGGGGCCAAAGCAT CGCCCAAGCCCCTGGCCTTCTCCATCGAGCGCATCATGGCCAGGTCGGGCCCCGAACCCCAAGCCGTGCCGCTGCTACCCCACTTCATGCAAGGGGGAGGCGGGACCCCCAAAGCGGCTGCAGCCACGGCGGCGGAGCACCTGAAGCCGCAGCAGCAGCCGCAGCAGCAGCCGGCGTTCAGCCTGGGGCCCTCCATCCCCTGCATGATCCCCTTCGTGCCGCTGGCTTACGAGCCCTTCGCCAAGGTGGGATCCGAGCCCAGGAAGCCCCCCCTGGAGccgccttcctcttcttcctccgccTCGTCCGCTCTGAGCTGCGCGCTCAGCCTCAAGCCCCAGGCCGCCGAGCCGTCGCTCAGCTTGCAGCAGCAGCCGCCCCACTACAAACTGGTTCGGCCGCGGGTGATCAAGCACTCCTCCTTCCACGCCCTGGGCGCCCTGAGCTACTTCAGCCGGGCGGCAGAGCCGCAGCCGCCGGGCCTGAGCCTGCACCCGGTGGCTTCCTATTTCCTGGGCTCGTCGCTGCCGGCGCCTGCCTTGCAAGACTCGACGGCGCCCAAGTCCTACCTGGCCGAGCGCAACAAGCTCCAGGCACTGCCGTCCGGACCGGAGAAATACTCCCAGGCTGCCTTCAAGGACCTAGCACAGGCTCAGCTGCacaacgccgccgccgccgccgctgcagcagccgccgccgccgccgcggctCATCTCCTATCTTCGGAGAAGCTGCCCTTCAAAGGGGTGTCGGCCGACTTCAGCCGCGGCTCGCCCAGCGCCAAGCCCAAGGTCTTCACCTGCGAGGTCTGCGGCAAG GTCTTCAACGCGCACTACAACCTGACGCGCCACATGCCGGTGCACACGGGCGCCCGGCCCTTCATCTGCAAGGTCTGCGGGAAGGGATTCCGCCAGGCCAGCACCCTCTGCCGCCACAAGATCATCCACACCCAG GAAAAGCCCCATAAGTGCAACCAGTGCGGGAAAGCGTTTAACCGGAGTTCCACGCTAAACACCCACACGCGGATCCACGCGGGCTACAAACCTTTCGTCTGCGAGTTCTGCGGAAAAGGCTTTCACCAAAAAG gGAACTACAAGAACCATAAACTGACCCACAGCGGTGAGAAGCAGTTCAAGTGCACCATTTGCAAcaaggccttccaccaggtctacAACCTGACCTTCCACATGCACACCCACAACGACAAGAAGCCCTTCACCTGCCCCACCTGCGGGAAAGGCTTTTGCCGGAACTTTGACCTCAAGAAACACGTCCGCAAACTGCACGACagcggcgggggtgggggtggaggcgcCTCTCTGGGGCTCccgcgcggcggcggcggcggcagcgacccCGACctaccgccgccgccgctgcttcaCCGCCCCTGA